The following proteins come from a genomic window of Populus nigra chromosome 6, ddPopNigr1.1, whole genome shotgun sequence:
- the LOC133696199 gene encoding pentatricopeptide repeat-containing protein At1g71060, mitochondrial yields the protein MALSRFSCFLSRTPNNPSLLYSSSPFVLRSLINVKNQTLSLNSTPNIENPFGSMLNPHFIVHKSTHTDLQQTVVLTDASNQTPQVLADKIVEDAENICKLLSKNPNSSVEALLNKASMEVSPSLVFEALKKLSNAGTLALSFFRWAEKQKGFQYSTESYHALIESLGKIKQFNVIWNLVTDMKQKGLLNKETFALISRRYARARKVKEAVDAFMKMEKFGLKIESSDVNRLLDTLCKSRQVERAQLVFDKMNKRGFVADIKSYTILLEGWGQEKNLSRLMEVYNEMKDEGFEPDVVTYGILINAHCKSRRYDDAIELFHEMEAKNCKPSPHIYCTLINGLGAEKRLSEALEFFELSKASGFVPEAPTYNAVVGAYCWSERMDDVQRTVDEMRKGGVGPSARTYDIILHHLIRTGKTKIAYSVFQKMSCEGCEPSVSTYEIIVRMFCNEDRVDMAIKVWDQMKARGILPVMHMFSTLINSLCHESKLDEACMYFQEMLDVGIRPPAQLFSNLKQNLLDEGKKDTVVVFERKLDKLRKAPLVS from the coding sequence ATGGCTCTCTCTCGATTCTCCTGTTTTCTATCAAGAACACCAAATAACCCCTCTCTTCTCTACTCTTCCTCTCCTTTTGTCCTAAGATCACTTATAAACGTCAAAAACCAAACTCTATCTCTCAATTCTACACCCAATATTGAGAATCCATTTGGGTCTATGTTAAACCCTCATTTTATCGTCCACAAGTCAACCCATACTGATTTACAACAAACCGTTGTCCTTACTGATGCCAGCAACCAAACCCCACAAGTTTTGGCTGATAAAATCGTTGAAGACGCTGAAAATATCTGCaaattattatcaaaaaatcCTAATTCTAGCGTTGAGGCTTTGCTCAATAAGGCTTCTATGGAAGTGTCACCAAGTTTGGTTTTTGAGGCATTGAAGAAGCTAAGCAATGCAGGTACTCTTGCGTTATCGTTCTTTAGATGGGCAGAGAAGCAAAAAGGGTTTCAATATAGCACAGAGAGCTACCATGCCTTGATTGAATCACTAGGAAAGATCAAGCAGTTTAACGTTATATGGAACTTAGTTACTGACATGAAGCAAAAAGGGTTGCTGAATAAAGAAACTTTTGCACTGATTTCAAGGAGATATGCAAGAGCAAGAAAAGTTAAAGAGGCAGTAGATGCATTTATGAAAATGGAGAAGTTTGGATTGAAGATTGAATCATCCGATGTTAATAGGTTGCTTGATACTTTATGCAAGTCGAGGCAGGTAGAGAGAGCACAATTggtgtttgataaaatgaaTAAGAGAGGATTTGTGGCTGATATTAAGTCATATACGATATTGCTAGAAGGGTGGGGTCAAGAGAAAAACTTGTCGCGGCTGATGGAAGTCTACAACGAAATGAAAGATGAGGGCTTTGAACCGGATGTTGTCACTTACGGTATTCTTATCAATGCCCACTGTAAATCTAGGAGGTATGATGATGCAATCGAGTTGTTTCATGAGATGGAAGCGAAGAACTGCAAGCCTAGTCCTCACATATATTGTACTTTGATTAATGGATTGGGAGCTGAAAAAAGGTTGAGTGAAGCACTTGAGTTTTTTGAGCTATCAAAGGCTAGCGGGTTTGTTCCAGAGGCACCTACTTACAATGCTGTTGTGGGGGCATATTGCTGGTCAGAGAGAATGGATGATGTGCAGAGGACGGTTGATGAGATGAGAAAAGGCGGGGTTGGTCCAAGTGCGAGAACTTATGATATCATACTTCACCATCTGATAAGAACTGGAAAAACTAAAATTGCTTATTCAGTTTTCCAGAAAATGAGTTGCGAGGGATGTGAGCCATCTGTGAGTACCTATGAGATTATAGTGAGGATGTTTTGCAATGAGGATAGAGTGGATATGGCAATAAAGGTTTGGGATCAGATGAAGGCCAGGGGAATCCTTCCTGTTATGCATATGTTCTCTACATTAATCAATAGCTTGTGCCATGAGAGTAAGCTAGATGAGGCTTGCATGTACTTTCAGGAGATGTTGGATGTGGGCATTCGGCCTCCAGCACAGTTGTTTAGTAATCTGAAACAAAATCTTCTTGACGAGGGCAAGAAGGACACTGTTGTGGTTTTTGAACGGAAGCTTGATAAGCTAAGGAAAGCTCCATTAGTTAGTTGA
- the LOC133697606 gene encoding beta-glucuronosyltransferase GlcAT14A, with protein MGAEKRWLFTLFSSAFLSLLFLLVYSISAFSSSKQFPSIIHHGIHYPPAFAYYISGGRGDKDRILRLLLAVYHPRNRYLLHLGAEASDEERMKLVGAVNAVPAIRSFGNVDVVGKPGRLTYMGSSNLAAILRAAAILLRMDAGWTWFVSLSAMDYPLVTQDDLSHVFSSVSRDLNFIDHTSDLGWKEDQRIQPIVVDPGIYLARRSQIFHATEKRPTPDGFKVFTGSPWVILSRSFLEFCILGWDNLPRTLLMYFNNVVLSEESYFHSVICNAPEFKNTTLNSDLRYMVWDNPPKMEPHFLNTSDYDLMVQSGVAFARQFQKDDPVLDKVDEKILKRGHDRAAPGAWCTGRRTWWIDPCSQWGDVNVVKPGPQAKKFKETIKSLLDEWNSQMNQCK; from the exons ATGGGAGCAGAGAAAAGATGGCTTTTCACTCTCTTCTCCTCAGCATTTCTTTCACTACTCTTTCTCTTAGTCTATTCAATCTCTGCTTTCAGTTCCTCTAAACAGTTCCCTTCTATAATTCACCATGGAATCCACTACCCTCCTGCTTTTGCCTATTATATCTCAGGTGGAAGGGGTGATAAGGATCGGATCCTTAGGTTATTGCTGGCAGTTTATCACCCAAGAAACCGTTATTTATTGCATTTGGGTGCCGAGGCATCTGACGAGGAGAGAATGAAGCTTGTTGGGGCTGTAAATGCGGTGCCTGCGATTAGGAGTTTTGGGAACGTGGACGTTGTTGGGAAACCTGGCAGGCTTACCTACATGGGTTCTTCTAACCTGGCCGCGATTTTGCGTGCTGCTGCCATTTTGTTGAGGATGGATGCTGGGTGGACGTGGTTTGTGTCTTTGAGTGCAATGGATTATCCGTTGGTAACTCAGGAtg ACTTGTCCCATGTTTTCTCCTCTGTTAGCAGAGACCTCAATTTCATAGATCACACCAGTGACCTTGGGTGGAAAGA AGATCAAAGAATTCAGCCTATTGTAGTTGACCCAGGGATTTACCTAGCCAGGAGGAGCCAGATATTTCATGCTACAGAGAAGCGGCCAACTCCTGATGGTTTCAAAGTATTCACAG GTTCCCCGTGGGTGATCTTGAGCAGGTCATTTCTTGAATTTTGCATTCTTGGTTGGGATAATCTTCCTCGAACCCTTCTCATGTACTTCAACAATGTGGTCTTATCCGAAGAAAGCTATTTCCACTCTGTCATTTGCAATGCACCAGAGTTTAAGAACACAACTTTAAACAGTGATCTAAGGTATATGGTCTGGGACAATCCTCCAAAGATGGAACCACATTTTCTTAATACATCTGATTATGATCTCATGGTTCAAAGTGGAGTGGCTTTTGCAAGGCAGTTTCAGAAGGATGACCCTGTGCTAGACAAGGTGGACGAGAAGATCCTTAAACGTGGGCATGATCGAGCTGCCCCAGGTGCATGGTGCACTGGCCGGAGGACCTGGTGGATTGATCCTTGCTCTCAATGGGGTGATGTCAATGTTGTGAAGCCAGGTCCTCAGGCTAAGAAGTTCAAGGAGACCATTAAAAGCCTTCTTGATGAATGGAACTCACAGATGAATCAGTGCAAATGA